A DNA window from Comamonas fluminis contains the following coding sequences:
- a CDS encoding DUF3334 family protein yields the protein MSPQNAPIIHGTEDVLIALCNSVSRVLQVATQCPIQYSGMVQRITKTSLKPDIGCFVLIDGGFSALIIINFSAEAAMELYRSYLLSMGMAESDLANAYTSDDVSNVMGELMNQVVGDFTSKVQRELQTHISQSQPKMIRLNKQVNLSVDANLDAPEARRVTFYTGNHNIFYLEMAVDHMEFIKIKDFEAQEKPDPDRVMAETHEAHSKQATAAINTEASQSDTDDLLKSLGL from the coding sequence ATGAGCCCACAAAACGCCCCCATCATTCACGGCACCGAAGACGTGCTGATTGCCCTGTGCAATTCCGTCTCGCGCGTGCTGCAGGTCGCCACCCAGTGCCCGATTCAGTATTCGGGCATGGTGCAGCGCATCACCAAGACCAGCCTCAAACCGGATATTGGCTGCTTTGTGCTGATCGACGGTGGCTTCTCGGCCCTCATCATCATCAACTTCTCGGCCGAAGCGGCGATGGAGCTGTATCGCAGCTATCTGCTGTCCATGGGCATGGCCGAAAGCGATCTGGCCAATGCCTATACCTCGGATGATGTGAGCAACGTCATGGGCGAGCTGATGAACCAGGTCGTGGGCGACTTCACCAGCAAGGTTCAGCGCGAGCTGCAGACCCATATCTCGCAAAGCCAGCCCAAGATGATTCGCCTGAACAAGCAGGTGAACCTGAGCGTGGACGCCAACCTGGACGCCCCCGAAGCCCGCCGCGTGACCTTCTACACAGGCAATCACAACATCTTCTATCTGGAGATGGCGGTGGACCACATGGAGTTCATCAAGATCAAGGACTTCGAGGCCCAGGAAAAGCCCGATCCCGATCGCGTCATGGCAGAAACCCATGAAGCCCATAGCAAACAAGCGACTGCAGCTATCAATACCGAAGCATCGCAAAGCGATACCGACGATCTGCTCAAGTCGCTGGGACTTTGA